One Labrus mixtus chromosome 22, fLabMix1.1, whole genome shotgun sequence genomic window carries:
- the c22h12orf56 gene encoding uncharacterized protein C12orf56 homolog: MARTGSGTLLCHRNIKLDSFLKRNTERAVYERIRTYEPCVVISETINKVYMHVVLSDERVYLTEYPPRALATAFSFRRVRDIELVNDLPDFLSGKDRELCQHIRITYLTEKSAAKGRDWLRRDKRAGLPPEDPLSRRKSHSPTIICPLEGYPAHRIQGEGGTEEVHMLPPTRSASWPNPESLGLLKVPHLPARPPSKPPSLYSLSSSPSISPSPSDQRLNIGESAQVPRKMGSVLSRLLRRAGGSSRQEREAELHLYAVSRTSRLYLHLQSSWNSYIIRSTLSLDPLYRRRCSVLSDSTPDKRLPSISLERTAHLFGQLSAELLQEEISVESLYLLLQELRTAAHRNVALRRLFWRSSEVCVFLVQTLEESLHGCQSLSGGYTADQLLLSTLIVQTLAVMFRETEVEAARHILLSAKKGALASRMLLALICDPELQTENQGSLADCELQALLADYLDAACSLLFEMLLLGQEASRCSPAENCVSIGWILRVIQPHPHLLDFLSYQAQHVVLVLSDLQESCLSPAQCVLLFQRCRLLLACLQYNSQLAQHLQSHFREEFRYSVKLSCAEEKLPLQYPISQPTLRLVEQILTLHRKPHTNMRPLTSEKGL; encoded by the exons ATGGCTCGGACCGGCTCCGGTACCCTCCTCTGCCACCGGAACATCAAGCTGGACTCCTTCCTGAAGCGGAACACGGAGCGGGCGGTGTACGAGCGGATCCGAACCTATGAACCATGCGTGGTGATTTCAGAGACCATCAACAAGGTGTACATGCACGTGGTGCTGAGTGATGAGCGCGTGTACCTCACCGAGTACCCCCCGCGTGCGCTCGCGACAGCCTTCAGTTTCAGGCGCGTGCGGGACATCGAGCTG GTGAATGACCTTCCAGATTTCCTCAGCGGGAAAGATAGAGAGCTCTGTCAGCACATTCGTATCACCTACCTCACTGAGAAGTCTGCCGCGAAGGGCCGCGATTGgctgaggagagacaagagGGCGGGGCTTCCTCCTGAAGATCCGCTCTCTCGGAGAAAAAGCCACTCTCCGACAATAATATGCCCTTTGGAAG GATATCCTGCACACAG GATTCAAGGTGAAGGAGGGACAGAGGAGGTCCACATGTTACCGCCCACACGCTCGGCCTCCTGGCCTAACCCGGAGAGCCTTGGCCTCCTGAAGGTCCCACACCTGCCCGCTCGACCCCCCTCCAAACCCCCCTCCCTTTACTCCCTCTCCAGCTCCCCTTCTATATCTCCGTCGCCCTCGGATCAAAGACTGAACATCGGCGAGAGTGCACAG GTACCGAGGAAGATGGGCTCAGTCCTGTCCCGCCTGTTGAGGAGAGCCGGTGGGTCCagcagacaggagagggaggCTGAGCTTCATCTTTACGCCGTGTCCCGGACGTCCAGACTTTACCTTCACCTGCAGAGCTCATGGAACAGCTACATTATT AGGTCCACTCTGTCGTTAGACCCGCTCTACAGACGGAGGTGCAGCGTTTTGTCTGACTCCACTCCCGATAAACGACTTCCTTCCATCAG cttggAGCGCACAGCTCACCTGTTCGGTCAGCTGAGTGCTGAGCTCCTCCAGGAGGAGATCAGCGTGGAGAGTCTGtacctgctgctgcaggagctgaggacgGCTGCTCATCGCAACGTCGCGCTGCGCAGACTCTTCTGGAGG tccaGTGAGGTGTGTGTCTTCCTGGTTCAGACTCTGGAGGAATCTCTGCACGGCTGCCAGAGTCTCAGTGGAGGCTACACAGCAGATCAGCTCTT GCTGAGCACTCTGATCGTCCAGACTCTCGCCGTCAtgttcagagagacagaggtcgAAGCGGCCAGACACATCCTGCTCTCAGCCAAAAA AGGTGCCCTGGCCTCCAGGATGCTGCTCGCCTTGATATGTGATCCTGAGCTGCAAACAGAGAACCAGGGCTCTCTGGCTGACTGTGAG cttCAGGCCTTACTAGCTGATTATCTGGATGCTGCATGCTCTCTGCTCTTTGAAATGCTGCTTTTGGGCCAAGAG gCAAGCAGATGCTCCCCTGCTGAGAACTGTGTGTCCATTGGTTGGATCCTCAGAGTCATACAGCCTCATCCTCACCTG TTGGATTTCCTCAGCTACCAGGCTCAGCACGTGGTGCTGGTTCTGTCAGACCTGCAGGAGTCCTGTCTGAGTCCTGCTCAGTGCGTCCTGCTGTTCCAGCGCTGTCGCCTCCTGCTGGCCTGCCTGCAGTACAACAGCCAGCTGGCACAGCACCTCCAATCTCACTTCAGGGAGGAGTTCAG GTACTCTGTGAAGCTGTCATGTGCCGAGGAGAAGCTTCCCCTTCAGTACCCGATCAGCCAACCGACGCTGCGCCTGGTCGAGCAGATCCTGACTCTGCACAGAAAACCGCACACAAACATGCGTCCACTAACATCAGAAAAGGGattgtga
- the LOC132956153 gene encoding bile acid-CoA:amino acid N-acyltransferase-like, whose protein sequence is MSQTIPTSLSVVPTRALVDETFKVVVENLPPASPVTLHALLYSEDKDYWEAYGHYVSDHRGTVSVAEDLSLGGTYTGKEAMGLLWSMRPEPGSRTGLRLRKREVTSPMLVHISVYSGHITEGFRKQSPLASVLTERWYMAPGVQRIEIKEKGVRGTFFIPPGPGPFPGLLDMWGGGGGLLEYRSALLASHGYASLALEYFSPGELQSADLQIQYFETAFNIIKDHPQVIPDKVGILGLSLGTILALYLAAESTNIKPRCCVCISGHHLVAPRLMIDGSLPNDPKKTRFDENNYSIWRDVVLPVPSDPSQKIDVRKIKCPMLLVNGDDDQNSPTVEAAEDIAQMMRSGGNLHLLSTLTYPDTGHLIEPPYSPHFRATNFIIPTATKEKVIILWGGQTKPHSDAQEDSWRKILSFLQHHLYSSTIPKARM, encoded by the exons ATGTCCCAGACTATTCCTACAAGTCTCTCTGTTGTCCCCACTCGGGCTCTGGTTGATGAGACGTTCAAGGTGGTGGTGGAGAATCTGCCCCCAGCATCTCCAGTCACACTTCATGCCCTCCTCTACTCGGAGGACAAGGACTACTGGGAGGCTTATGGACACTACGTCAGTGATCACAGAGGAACAGTGTCCG TTGCAGAGGATTTGAGTCTTGGGGGCACGTACACGGGAAAAGAAGCCATGGGTTTGTTGTGGAGCATGCGGCCTGAGCCCGGCAGCCGCACGGGTCTCAG GTTGAGAAAGAGGGAAGTCACCAGCCCCATGCTGGTCCACATCTCCGTCTACAGTGGACACATAACCGAGGGCTTCAGGAAGCAGTCTCCTCTGGCCTCCGTGCTCACAGAGAGATGGTACATGGCTCCTGGAGTCCAGAGGAttgaaatcaaagaaaaaggAGTGCGAGGGACTTTCTTCATACCTCCAG GTCCTGGACCCTTCCCCGGGCTTTTGGATAtgtggggaggtggaggagggctgTTGGAGTATCGTTCGGCCTTGCTGGCGTCTCATGGTTATGCTTCATTGGCGCTGGAGTACTTCTCCCCCGGTGAGCTGCAGTCAGCAGATCTACAGATACAGTATTTTGAG aCGGCGTTTAATATCATCAAGGACCATCCTCAAGTGATCCCAGACAAAGTTGGAATTTTGGGTCTTTCCCTCGGCACGATTTTGGCCTTGTATTTGGCAGCTGAAAGCACAAACATTAAG CCTCGCTGTTGTGTGTGCATCAGCGGCCATCACTTGGTTGCACCTCGACTGATGATTGATGGATCCCTACCGAACGATCCAAA AAAAACTCGATTTGATGAGAACAACTACAGCATATGGCGAGATGTGGTTTTACCGGTTCCCAGTGACCCCTCACAGAAAATAGAT GTGCgtaaaataaaatgtcccaTGCTGTTGGTCAACGGAGATGATGATCAGAACAGTCCAACAGTGGAGGCTGCTGAGGAT ATCGCCCAGATGATGCGTTCTGGAGGGAACCTGCACCTGTTGTCCACACTGACGTACCCCGACACTGGACATCTGATCGAGCCGCCCTACTCACCTCACTTCAGAGCTACCAACTTTATAATTCCCACCGCAACAAAAGAGAAAG tgataATTCTGTGGGGAGGACAAACCAAACCCCATTCAGACGCTCAGGAGGACTCCTGGAGGAAGATCTTATCTTTTCTACAGCATCATCTCTACTCAAGCACGATCCCCAAAGCCAGGATGTGA
- the LOC132956797 gene encoding bile acid-CoA:amino acid N-acyltransferase-like translates to MSQTIPTSLSVVPTRALVDETFKVVVENLPPASPVTLHALLYSEDKDYWEAYGHYVSDHRGTVSVAEDLSLGGTYTGKEAMGLLWSMRPEPGSRTGLRLRKREVTSPMLVHISVYSGHITEGFRKQSPLASVLTERWYMAPGVQRIEIKEKGVQGTFFIPPGPGPFPGLLDIWGGGGGLLEYRSALLASHGYASLVLQSADLQTQDFETGFNIIKDHPQVIPDKVGILGLSLGVVLTLTLAAESTNIKPHCCVCISGHHLVAPRLMIQRSLPNNLTKRAQFDENNYRIWRDVFLPIPSDPSQKIDMQKIKCPILLVNGDDDQNSPTVEAAEDIAQMMRSGGNLHLLSTLTYPNTGHLIEPPYSPHFRATKFITPTATKEKVIVLWGGQTKPHSDAQEDSWRKILSFLQHHLYSSTIPEARM, encoded by the exons ATGTCCCAGACTATTCCTACAAGTCTCTCTGTTGTCCCCACTCGGGCTCTGGTTGATGAGACGTTCAAGGTGGTGGTGGAGAATCTGCCCCCAGCATCTCCAGTCACACTTCATGCCCTCCTCTACTCGGAGGACAAGGACTACTGGGAGGCTTATGGACACTACGTCAGTGATCACAGAGGAACAGTGTCCG TTGCAGAGGATTTGAGTCTTGGGGGCACGTACACGGGAAAAGAAGCCATGGGTTTGTTGTGGAGCATGCGGCCTGAGCCCGGCAGCCGCACGGGTCTCAG GTTGAGAAAGAGGGAAGTCACCAGCCCCATGCTGGTCCACATCTCCGTCTACAGTGGACACATAACCGAGGGCTTCAGGAAGCAGTCTCCTCTGGCCTCCGTGCTCACAGAGAGATGGTACATGGCTCCTGGAGTCCAGAGGAttgaaatcaaagaaaaaggAGTGCAAGGGACTTTCTTCATACCTCCAG GTCCTGGACCCTTCCCCGGGCTTTTGGATAtttggggaggtggaggagggctgTTGGAGTATCGTTCGGCCTTGCTGGCATCTCATGGTTATGCTTCATTGGTGCTGCAGTCAGCAGATCTACAGACACAGGATTTTGAG aCCGGGTTTAATATCATCAAGGACCATCCTCAAGTGATCCCCGACAAAGTTGGAATTTTGGGTCTTTCCCTCGGCGTGGTTTTGACCCTTACTTTGGCAGCTGAAAGCACAAACATTAAG CCTCATTGTTGTGTGTGCATCAGCGGCCATCACTTGGTTGCACCTCGACTGATGATTCAAAGATCCCTACCGAACAATCTTACAAA GAGAGCTCAATTTGATGAGAACAACTACCGCATATGGCGAGATGTGTTTTTACCGATTCCCAGTGACCCCTCACAGAAAATAGAT atgcagaaaataaaatgtcccATACTGTTGGTCAACGGAGATGATGATCAGAACAGTCCAACAGTGGAGGCTGCTGAGGAT ATCGCCCAGATGATGCGTTCTGGAGGGAACCTGCACCTGTTGTCCACACTGACGTACCCCAACACTGGACATCTGATCGAGCCGCCCTACTCACCTCACTTCAGAGCTACCAAATTTATAACTCCCACCGCAACAAAAGAGAAAG tgataGTTCTGTGGGGAGGACAAACCAAACCCCATTCAGACGCTCAGGAGGACTCCTGGAGGAAGATCTTATCTTTTCTACAGCATCATCTCTACTCAAGCACGATCCCCGAAGCCAGGATGTGA